Proteins from a single region of Cryptomeria japonica unplaced genomic scaffold, Sugi_1.0 HiC_scaffold_49, whole genome shotgun sequence:
- the LOC131862596 gene encoding phospholipase A1-Igamma2, chloroplastic-like has protein sequence MAVFPLPQLEDNAVLLPSSQTNSTQPQLCDVWRDIQGAHNWNGLLDPMVPNLKAEALRYGNLAQLCYDAFDGKSYSKNYGTCYHSKRDLFNKMGMSESGYQVTKYVYANTNLLNQVFGEKPKDQGVWLGFIAVCTDPNEIRRLGRRDIVIAWRGTQTGEEWIEDLRNILVPTRLSYRCKRTGKNQEHHFADGVLIERGFLSCYTSTVRHRQGAAGATVNISTRDLVVSEIERLIQVYEKEMDNLSITFTGHSLGAALATLSAYDIKQMLCTKHNFHQIPVTVFAFASPRVGNLAFAKRVEEIGVKVLRFVNKRDLVPKVPGVCMNENVGCLSKLLHWLPWTYFHVGFELPLHNNSPFIHS, from the coding sequence ATGGCCGTATTTCCATTGCCCCAGCTTGAAGATAATGCTGTATTATTACCCAGTTCCCAAACTAACTCAACGCAGCCTCAGCTATGTGACGtatggagagatatacaaggtgcCCATAATTGGAATGGTTTGCTTGATCCCATGGTGCCCAATTTGAAAGCTGAAGCTCTCAGATATGGGAATTTGGCACAGCTTTGTTACGACGCATTTGATGGCAAAAGCTACTCCAAAAACTACGGCACATGTTATCACAGTAAAAGAGATCTGTTCAATAAGATGGGCATGTCTGAAAGTGGCTACCAAGTCACTAAATATGTTTACGCCAATACTAATCTGTTAAATCAAGTTTTTGGTGAGAAACCAAAAGACCAAGGTGTTTGGTTGGGTTTTATTGCAGTTTGCACGGATCCAAATGAGATAAGAAGGCTTGGACGACGAGACATAGTGATTGCATGGAGAGGAACTCAGACTGGTGAAGAATGGATAGAAGACCTGAGAAATATTCTTGTACCTACAAGATTATCCTATAGATGCAAGAGGACAGGCAAAAACCAAGAGCATCATTTCGCGGATGGAGTACTAATTGAGAGAGGATTCCTGAGCTGCTATACTTCAACTGTCCGTCACCGTCAAGGCGCTGCAGGAGCCACTGTGAACATCAGCACCAGAGATTTGGTAGTCTCAGAGATAGAACGATTGATTCAAGTTTATGAAAAAGAGATGGACAATTTAAGCATAACATTTACGGGACACAGCTTAGGAGCTGCTCTTGCAACCTTGAGCGCTTATGATATCAAACAAATGCTTTGCACCAAGCATAATTTTCATCAAATTCCCGTCACCGTCTTCGCTTTTGCCTCTCCCCGGGTGGGAAATCTTGCGTTTGCTAAACGGGTGGAGGAGATTGGAGTGAAAGTGCTGAGGTTTGTGAACAAGCGTGACCTGGTTCCCAAAGTGCCCGGAGTTTGTATGAACGAGAACGTGGGATGCCTCAGCAAATTGCTGCATTGGCTTCCGTGGACATACTTTCATGTTGGCTTCGAGCTTCCTTTACACAACAAttctccattcattcattcatag